The sequence CATCGCCGGCCCGGCGGAAGACATCATGATCCGGGAAACGGAACGCTTTGCCGGCATCTGGATTTCCGGCGACGCCCAGCGTTTCCCGGACGTGCCGTCCTTCTACGCCGTACAGTCGACAGGACCGATCGACGAGATCGTGCCCAGCCTGATCGCCCGCCGCCTGAAACTCGGCCTGCTCTATGTGGGCCACACCGGCCAGCCGCGCGGCAGCCTGGGCGCGCGCGAGCCGTTCCGCGAGGCGCTGGTCAACCTGAAGCGCGAGCAAGGCCTCTATCTCGAACAGGAAGGGGCGGTCCAGTTCATGACCGACAGCTTCTTCCGCAGCACCGTCGACTTTCCCGCAGGCGTACCGGACGGGCTCTATACGGTGGAGGTGCACCTGTTCGCAGACGAGGCCCATCTCGGCACCACGAAGCTCGAGCTTCTGGTCGCCAAGATCGGCTTTGAGCAGCGCATGTTCGAGTTCGCCCAGGACGATCCGTGGCTCTACGGCCTTTTCGTTGTCGCGCTGGCGATCTTCACCGGCTGGCTCGGTGGCGTCGTGTTCAGACGCGACTGAGCAATGCCGCTCGTTCGGACGGATTCTGTTTGAACGGGAGATGCTCTAGGGTGCCCTCGGCAGGACCCGCCCCGGGGCTGCAACCCACCATTCGAGGGAGAGCGCACATGGCAACCGCTTCCGGACCGTCGACGCGGGGAGTTCCACATCTGGCCCGCACGATTTCACTTGTCGGCGCGATTCCGTTCGCCGCAGGCGCCGCGCTTCTGTGGATCGGCGCGATCGGCGGCCTGACCGGCGAGTTCGTGTCCGTCGCCCTGAAGGGGTATTCCGCCGTCATACTGTCGTTTCTGGGCGGCGTTCACTGGGGGCTCGCGCTGTCCGCCGCCGATCCGGGAGCACGCAACCGGGAGCTGCTCTTCTCCATCGTGCCCGCGCTGGTGGGGTGGGTCGCGATCCTGTTCGTGCCCAAGGTAGCCCTGATGGTGCTCGCGATCGCCTTCCTGCTGCAGGGGCTTTTCGACACCTGGATCGCGCTGAAGGATCACGCGCCGGGCTGGTATGCCCGCCTGCGGGCGGAGCTGACCGCCATCGTCTGCGTGCTGCTGCTGATCGCCTGGGCGGCAATCTGACGCTTTTGCGAGCCGGCGGAGGGACGGAAGGCAAAAAAAGAGGCGGCGCTCCCGAAGGAGCAGCCGCCTATTAAGTTAGACAATCTCGGAAAGACCAGCTCTCCGGATCGTCCACCTTCCAGAGGGGAACAGCTGCCTTCATCAACGAAACGCAGGGAGGAAACGCGCTTCGTGTCATCCATCAGCTGAGTGGAATTTGGACTTTTCGCGCTGCACAAACAAGGAGCACCAGTGCATGCCTGTCATGCAATCCATGCATCGGCATTGATCATGCCGGGGGCCGATACCGCTTTCGTTCACCTCTCATCGATCGATCGTCCCGGCTGGGGGCAGCACCGGGAGCCGTATCTTGCCCGCATGGACGGAAGCCGGGCAGTCACACCACCCAGGCTTCAATCCCTTGAGCAGGTTCCTTCGTCCGGCTCCGTCGGCCGCGTCAGGAACACGCGCTAGCGTGGCAGCGGGCGGTCCTTCGATTCCCGCATGGTAAGCAGCGTGGCGAAGGCAATCACGGCCGCGGCCATGGCATAGAAGGCGGGCGCCATGTGGGTGCCGCTGAGGCTGATCAGATAGGTGACCACCATCGGCGCGGTTCCGCCGAAGAGCGCGAGCGGAATGTTGAAGGCGACCGAATAGGCCGTCACGCGCACGTGCCGCGGGAACTGCTCGGTCATGGTCGTCGGCAGCGGGCCGGTGAAGCAGCCCATGAGCACGGCGAAGCCGAGCTGGCCGAGCAGGATCAGACCGAACGACTTCGACGCCAGAAGCACGAACAGCGGATAGGAAAACAGGATCATTCCCGCAGCACCCGCCAGCATCACCGGCTTGCGGCCGAACCGGTCCGACAGGGCGCCGAAGAACGGCACCAGCACGATCAGGAACGCGATCACGATGGTGTTGATGTCGAGGGCGGTGCCCTCCTTCACATCGTCGAAATCCACGATGAACGTGGTGAGATAGACGAAGGCGATATAGAAGCCGACCCCATTGAGGACGTTCACCCCCACCACGTGAAGCATGCTGCGCCAGTGATGGCGCACGGCGTCCACGATCGGGAATTCCGGTTCGCCCTTTTCGTCGAGTTCGGCGCCCTCGTGGGGATCGGACCATTCGACCTCGGCTTCTTCCAGGTGGCTGCGGAAGTAGATGCCGGCCACGCCCAGCACCAGTCCGAACAGGAACGGCACCCGCCACCCCCAGCTCCCCACGTCCGTATCCGGGACGACCGCCGTGACGATCGCGCCGGCAGCCGAGCCCAGGAGAATGCCCGCATTCGCGCCCACCAGGCCGAACGAGCCGGAGAGGCCGCGCCGGTCCTGGGGACCGTTCTCCACGAGATAGGTCACGGAGCCGGTGTACTCGCCGCCGACCGACAGCCCCTGGACCAGGCGCAGGAACGTCAGCAGCAGCGGCGCGGCCAGGCCGATCTGCTCGTAGGTCGGCAGGAAGGCGATCAGCGTGGTCGGGATCGCCATCATCGCGACCGACAGGGTGAGCGCCAGCTTGCGCCCCAGCTTGTCGGCGATGTGACCGATCACCAGCCCGCCGAAGGGACGCATGAGGAAGCCTGCCGCGAAAACCCCGAACGTCGCGATCAGCGCCGCCGTGGGATCGCCGGAGGGAAAGAACTGCTTCGCGATGATCGTGGCGAAGTAGCCGTAGATCGCGTAGTCGTACCACTCCAGCGTGTTGCCGATGGCACCCGCGACCGTCTTCCGCGACCAGTGTGCGAACAGCGATGATGACATGCCCGCCCCCCTTTCGTTCGTGGAAGGGGTCAGGCTAAGGACCGGATGGCCATGGGGCAACCGAAGCCCCCGGGATTCCCGGGGCGCGGATTTCTCTGCGGCCCGGACCTGCGAAGCCTGTTGCACTTCCCGGCCGATTTAAGTAAGGCATTGACAGCCGACAGATAACCTGTCGCGCATTGGGTGAAGTGACTCGGGAATACCGCCGTGCCCGTCGAGCAGACGATTCAGCTCCGGAATGCACAGTCCACGGACGCCGCCGGCGCCCGCACCCTTCTTCTCGGCCGTCTCCTCCTCCTTATCTGCCCCTGAGCGCTGGCGGCCCGTCCGGGCAGGCTCTCAGGGGACGACTGACGACGAGGCGAACCCACGCGACCCTCGGCAAAGCTGCATATGCGATAGAAATGCGCGGGCCGAGCTTGAGAAGGACGAGACCAGATGACCAACGAGACCCCGACGGTCGACGCACCGGCTGAAATCAAGATCTTCGACACTACCCTGCGCGACGGCGAACAGTCGCCCGGCGCCTCGATGACGCTCGAAGAGAAACTGCAGGTGGCCGAGGTGCTGGACGCCATGGGCGTCGACATCATCGAGGCCGGCTTCCCGATCGCCTCGAACGGCGATTTCGAAGCGGTGAACACCATCGCCAAGCGCGCGGAAAACTCCGTCATCGCCGGCCTCGCCCGCGCCGTGATGGCAGACATCGACCGGGCCGGCGAAGCCGTCCGCGATGCGCGCCGCGGCCGCATCCACACCTTCGTGTCGACGTCCCCGATCCATCTCCAGCACCAGATGATGAAGAACCAGGACGAGGTTCTGGACATCATCACCGCCACGGTCGGCCGGGCCCGCAACCTGATCGACGACGTGGAATGGTCGGCGATGGACGCGACCCGGACGCCGCTCGACTATCTGTGCCGCTGCGTGGAGACGGCGATCAAGGCCGGCGCCACCACCATCAACCTGCCGGACACCGTCGGCTACGCGACACCGGACGAGTACCGCGCCATGTTCGCGACGATCATGGAGAAGGTGCCGGGCGCCGACGACATCACCTTCTCGGTGCATTGCCA is a genomic window of Amorphus orientalis containing:
- a CDS encoding DUF3429 domain-containing protein, whose amino-acid sequence is MATASGPSTRGVPHLARTISLVGAIPFAAGAALLWIGAIGGLTGEFVSVALKGYSAVILSFLGGVHWGLALSAADPGARNRELLFSIVPALVGWVAILFVPKVALMVLAIAFLLQGLFDTWIALKDHAPGWYARLRAELTAIVCVLLLIAWAAI
- a CDS encoding MFS transporter translates to MSSSLFAHWSRKTVAGAIGNTLEWYDYAIYGYFATIIAKQFFPSGDPTAALIATFGVFAAGFLMRPFGGLVIGHIADKLGRKLALTLSVAMMAIPTTLIAFLPTYEQIGLAAPLLLTFLRLVQGLSVGGEYTGSVTYLVENGPQDRRGLSGSFGLVGANAGILLGSAAGAIVTAVVPDTDVGSWGWRVPFLFGLVLGVAGIYFRSHLEEAEVEWSDPHEGAELDEKGEPEFPIVDAVRHHWRSMLHVVGVNVLNGVGFYIAFVYLTTFIVDFDDVKEGTALDINTIVIAFLIVLVPFFGALSDRFGRKPVMLAGAAGMILFSYPLFVLLASKSFGLILLGQLGFAVLMGCFTGPLPTTMTEQFPRHVRVTAYSVAFNIPLALFGGTAPMVVTYLISLSGTHMAPAFYAMAAAVIAFATLLTMRESKDRPLPR
- a CDS encoding TIGR02186 family protein, producing the protein MSPAGLSQRDTELPRRLVFLVLVAAMVLAGVRTAAAERVVASLSAPRVEITSNFGGAEISLFGVVERDGQTIARRGGYQVIVTIAGPAEDIMIRETERFAGIWISGDAQRFPDVPSFYAVQSTGPIDEIVPSLIARRLKLGLLYVGHTGQPRGSLGAREPFREALVNLKREQGLYLEQEGAVQFMTDSFFRSTVDFPAGVPDGLYTVEVHLFADEAHLGTTKLELLVAKIGFEQRMFEFAQDDPWLYGLFVVALAIFTGWLGGVVFRRD